A region of Porites lutea chromosome 13, jaPorLute2.1, whole genome shotgun sequence DNA encodes the following proteins:
- the LOC140922242 gene encoding uncharacterized protein, with the protein MAARSIFRAVSLCRRNIVFIAGSSRAQSIFTKYREPPNGFLFNEKPLKPGEKRQWEEWEEPWYRWWALILVVIPVMFYYKPDTKPQTWARKQALRIVAERDAAYEAAAARGEVVEEEEAGDVVINWKPLM; encoded by the exons atggcggcccgTAGCATTTTTAGGGCCGTTTCATTATGCAGAAGAAATATTGTCTTCATTGCGGGTTCTTCTCGAGCACAAAGCATTTTCACAAAATATAGGGAACCACCAAACGGTTTCCTCTTCAACGAAAAG CCTCTGAAGCCTGGAGAGAAGCGTCAGTGGGAGGAGTGGGAGGAACCTTGGTATCGCTGGTGGGCTCTGATTCTTGTCGTCATACCTGTCATGTTTTATTACAAACCTGATACAAA ACCTCAGACTTGGGCAAGGAAGCAAGCATTAAGGATTGTTGCTGAACGAGATGCTGCATATGAAGCAGCTGCTGCAAGGGGCGAGGTGGTTGAAGAGGAAGAAGCCGGTGATGTGGTGATTAACTGGAAGCCTTTGATGTAA
- the LOC140922241 gene encoding calcium/calmodulin-dependent protein kinase type 1-like isoform X5 → MEEVESARNEDADEERSNEVKNSRRKRMPLFGKKKFDEKITKKYVFHEVLGTGAFSEVVMAEDKTTSQLYAVKCINKRNLSGKEDAIENEIAILKKVDHPNIIRLWEIFDNKTHLYLVMDLVKGGELFDRIVEKGNYTEKDASDLIRQILSAVDYLHDKGIVHRDLKPENLLYYSPDEDSKIMISDFGLSKTEDDDSMMATACGTPGYVAPEVLRQKPYGKAVDCWALGVICYILLCGYPPFYDESDANLFAQIMRGEYEFDSPYWDDISESGFLVERPESATFTPQSANK, encoded by the exons ATGGAAGAGGTAGAATCAGCAAGAAACGAAGACGCTGATGAAGAACGCAGTAACGAGGTGAAAAACTCTCGTCGAAAGCG AATGCCGCTGTTTGGTAAGAAAAAGTTCGACGAGAAGATCACGAAGAAATATGTGTTTCACGAAGTTCTGGGGAC GGGCGCTTTCTCCGAAGTTGTTATGGCCGAAGACAAGACAACTAGCCAATTATATGCTGTTAAATGCATCAACAAGCGGAATCTTTCCGGCAAAGAAGATGCAATCGAAAACGAAATCGCTATCTTAAAGAA GGTCGACCATCCCAACATTATCCGACTGTGGGAAATATTCGACAACAAAACCCACCTGTATTTAGTAATGGATTT GGTAAAAGGTGGAGAATTGTTTGACAGAATAGTAGAGAAAGGAAACTACACAGAGAAGGATGCCAGTGACCTCATAAGACAAATTCTTTCAGCTGTAGATTATTTACATGATAAAGGCATAGTGCACAGAGATTTAAAG CCTGAAAACCTCCTTTATTACAG CCCAGATGAGGATTCAAAAATAATGATTAGCGATTTTGGATTGTCAAAAACAGAAGATGATGATAGTATGATGGCTACAGCCTGTGGAACACCAGGATACGTTG CACCAGAAGTCTTAAGACAAAAACCTTATGGGAAGGCCGTGGACTGTTGGGCACTTGGAGTAATCTGTTACATTTT aCTCTGTGGATATCCCCCGTTCTATGATGAAAGCGATGCAAATTTGTTTGCACAAATCATGAGAGGGGAGTATGAATTTGATTCACCGTACtg GGACGATATCTCGGAATCGG GATTTCTGGTGGAGCGGCCAGAGAGCGCGACATTCACGCCTCAGTCAGcgaacaaatga
- the LOC140922241 gene encoding calcium/calmodulin-dependent protein kinase type 1-like isoform X3, with protein MEEVESARNEDADEERSNEVKNSRRKRMPLFGKKKFDEKITKKYVFHEVLGTVDHPNIIRLWEIFDNKTHLYLVMDLVKGGELFDRIVEKGNYTEKDASDLIRQILSAVDYLHDKGIVHRDLKPENLLYYSPDEDSKIMISDFGLSKTEDDDSMMATACGTPGYVAPEVLRQKPYGKAVDCWALGVICYILLCGYPPFYDESDANLFAQIMRGEYEFDSPYWDDISESAQHFITCLLQVDPKKRYNCKQALDHPWISGGAARERDIHASVSEQMKKNFYKAKWKQAFNATAAMNRLKNLKLGADSARASESNNNAKKI; from the exons ATGGAAGAGGTAGAATCAGCAAGAAACGAAGACGCTGATGAAGAACGCAGTAACGAGGTGAAAAACTCTCGTCGAAAGCG AATGCCGCTGTTTGGTAAGAAAAAGTTCGACGAGAAGATCACGAAGAAATATGTGTTTCACGAAGTTCTGGGGAC GGTCGACCATCCCAACATTATCCGACTGTGGGAAATATTCGACAACAAAACCCACCTGTATTTAGTAATGGATTT GGTAAAAGGTGGAGAATTGTTTGACAGAATAGTAGAGAAAGGAAACTACACAGAGAAGGATGCCAGTGACCTCATAAGACAAATTCTTTCAGCTGTAGATTATTTACATGATAAAGGCATAGTGCACAGAGATTTAAAG CCTGAAAACCTCCTTTATTACAG CCCAGATGAGGATTCAAAAATAATGATTAGCGATTTTGGATTGTCAAAAACAGAAGATGATGATAGTATGATGGCTACAGCCTGTGGAACACCAGGATACGTTG CACCAGAAGTCTTAAGACAAAAACCTTATGGGAAGGCCGTGGACTGTTGGGCACTTGGAGTAATCTGTTACATTTT aCTCTGTGGATATCCCCCGTTCTATGATGAAAGCGATGCAAATTTGTTTGCACAAATCATGAGAGGGGAGTATGAATTTGATTCACCGTACtg GGACGATATCTCGGAATCGG CACAACATTTTATCACGTGTCTACTACAAGTCGACCCCAAGAAACGCTACAACTGCAAACAGGCATTGGATCACCCATG GATTTCTGGTGGAGCGGCCAGAGAGCGCGACATTCACGCCTCAGTCAGcgaacaaatgaaaaagaatttttacaaAGCAAAATGGAAG CAAGCGTTTAATGCCACAGCTGCCATGAACCGATTGAAGAACCTTAAACTAGGCGCTGATTCAGCTAGAGCGTCTGAATCGAACAACAACgccaaaaaaatttaa
- the LOC140922241 gene encoding calcium/calmodulin-dependent protein kinase type 1-like isoform X1, giving the protein MEEVESARNEDADEERSNEVKNSRRKRMPLFGKKKFDEKITKKYVFHEVLGTGAFSEVVMAEDKTTSQLYAVKCINKRNLSGKEDAIENEIAILKKVDHPNIIRLWEIFDNKTHLYLVMDLVKGGELFDRIVEKGNYTEKDASDLIRQILSAVDYLHDKGIVHRDLKPENLLYYSPDEDSKIMISDFGLSKTEDDDSMMATACGTPGYVAPEVLRQKPYGKAVDCWALGVICYILLCGYPPFYDESDANLFAQIMRGEYEFDSPYWDDISESAQHFITCLLQVDPKKRYNCKQALDHPWISGGAARERDIHASVSEQMKKNFYKAKWKQAFNATAAMNRLKNLKLGADSARASESNNNAKKI; this is encoded by the exons ATGGAAGAGGTAGAATCAGCAAGAAACGAAGACGCTGATGAAGAACGCAGTAACGAGGTGAAAAACTCTCGTCGAAAGCG AATGCCGCTGTTTGGTAAGAAAAAGTTCGACGAGAAGATCACGAAGAAATATGTGTTTCACGAAGTTCTGGGGAC GGGCGCTTTCTCCGAAGTTGTTATGGCCGAAGACAAGACAACTAGCCAATTATATGCTGTTAAATGCATCAACAAGCGGAATCTTTCCGGCAAAGAAGATGCAATCGAAAACGAAATCGCTATCTTAAAGAA GGTCGACCATCCCAACATTATCCGACTGTGGGAAATATTCGACAACAAAACCCACCTGTATTTAGTAATGGATTT GGTAAAAGGTGGAGAATTGTTTGACAGAATAGTAGAGAAAGGAAACTACACAGAGAAGGATGCCAGTGACCTCATAAGACAAATTCTTTCAGCTGTAGATTATTTACATGATAAAGGCATAGTGCACAGAGATTTAAAG CCTGAAAACCTCCTTTATTACAG CCCAGATGAGGATTCAAAAATAATGATTAGCGATTTTGGATTGTCAAAAACAGAAGATGATGATAGTATGATGGCTACAGCCTGTGGAACACCAGGATACGTTG CACCAGAAGTCTTAAGACAAAAACCTTATGGGAAGGCCGTGGACTGTTGGGCACTTGGAGTAATCTGTTACATTTT aCTCTGTGGATATCCCCCGTTCTATGATGAAAGCGATGCAAATTTGTTTGCACAAATCATGAGAGGGGAGTATGAATTTGATTCACCGTACtg GGACGATATCTCGGAATCGG CACAACATTTTATCACGTGTCTACTACAAGTCGACCCCAAGAAACGCTACAACTGCAAACAGGCATTGGATCACCCATG GATTTCTGGTGGAGCGGCCAGAGAGCGCGACATTCACGCCTCAGTCAGcgaacaaatgaaaaagaatttttacaaAGCAAAATGGAAG CAAGCGTTTAATGCCACAGCTGCCATGAACCGATTGAAGAACCTTAAACTAGGCGCTGATTCAGCTAGAGCGTCTGAATCGAACAACAACgccaaaaaaatttaa
- the LOC140922241 gene encoding calcium/calmodulin-dependent protein kinase type 1D-like isoform X2, whose amino-acid sequence MPLFGKKKFDEKITKKYVFHEVLGTGAFSEVVMAEDKTTSQLYAVKCINKRNLSGKEDAIENEIAILKKVDHPNIIRLWEIFDNKTHLYLVMDLVKGGELFDRIVEKGNYTEKDASDLIRQILSAVDYLHDKGIVHRDLKPENLLYYSPDEDSKIMISDFGLSKTEDDDSMMATACGTPGYVAPEVLRQKPYGKAVDCWALGVICYILLCGYPPFYDESDANLFAQIMRGEYEFDSPYWDDISESAQHFITCLLQVDPKKRYNCKQALDHPWISGGAARERDIHASVSEQMKKNFYKAKWKQAFNATAAMNRLKNLKLGADSARASESNNNAKKI is encoded by the exons ATGCCGCTGTTTGGTAAGAAAAAGTTCGACGAGAAGATCACGAAGAAATATGTGTTTCACGAAGTTCTGGGGAC GGGCGCTTTCTCCGAAGTTGTTATGGCCGAAGACAAGACAACTAGCCAATTATATGCTGTTAAATGCATCAACAAGCGGAATCTTTCCGGCAAAGAAGATGCAATCGAAAACGAAATCGCTATCTTAAAGAA GGTCGACCATCCCAACATTATCCGACTGTGGGAAATATTCGACAACAAAACCCACCTGTATTTAGTAATGGATTT GGTAAAAGGTGGAGAATTGTTTGACAGAATAGTAGAGAAAGGAAACTACACAGAGAAGGATGCCAGTGACCTCATAAGACAAATTCTTTCAGCTGTAGATTATTTACATGATAAAGGCATAGTGCACAGAGATTTAAAG CCTGAAAACCTCCTTTATTACAG CCCAGATGAGGATTCAAAAATAATGATTAGCGATTTTGGATTGTCAAAAACAGAAGATGATGATAGTATGATGGCTACAGCCTGTGGAACACCAGGATACGTTG CACCAGAAGTCTTAAGACAAAAACCTTATGGGAAGGCCGTGGACTGTTGGGCACTTGGAGTAATCTGTTACATTTT aCTCTGTGGATATCCCCCGTTCTATGATGAAAGCGATGCAAATTTGTTTGCACAAATCATGAGAGGGGAGTATGAATTTGATTCACCGTACtg GGACGATATCTCGGAATCGG CACAACATTTTATCACGTGTCTACTACAAGTCGACCCCAAGAAACGCTACAACTGCAAACAGGCATTGGATCACCCATG GATTTCTGGTGGAGCGGCCAGAGAGCGCGACATTCACGCCTCAGTCAGcgaacaaatgaaaaagaatttttacaaAGCAAAATGGAAG CAAGCGTTTAATGCCACAGCTGCCATGAACCGATTGAAGAACCTTAAACTAGGCGCTGATTCAGCTAGAGCGTCTGAATCGAACAACAACgccaaaaaaatttaa
- the LOC140922241 gene encoding calcium/calmodulin-dependent protein kinase type 1-like isoform X4, translating into MPLFGKKKFDEKITKKYVFHEVLGTVDHPNIIRLWEIFDNKTHLYLVMDLVKGGELFDRIVEKGNYTEKDASDLIRQILSAVDYLHDKGIVHRDLKPENLLYYSPDEDSKIMISDFGLSKTEDDDSMMATACGTPGYVAPEVLRQKPYGKAVDCWALGVICYILLCGYPPFYDESDANLFAQIMRGEYEFDSPYWDDISESAQHFITCLLQVDPKKRYNCKQALDHPWISGGAARERDIHASVSEQMKKNFYKAKWKQAFNATAAMNRLKNLKLGADSARASESNNNAKKI; encoded by the exons ATGCCGCTGTTTGGTAAGAAAAAGTTCGACGAGAAGATCACGAAGAAATATGTGTTTCACGAAGTTCTGGGGAC GGTCGACCATCCCAACATTATCCGACTGTGGGAAATATTCGACAACAAAACCCACCTGTATTTAGTAATGGATTT GGTAAAAGGTGGAGAATTGTTTGACAGAATAGTAGAGAAAGGAAACTACACAGAGAAGGATGCCAGTGACCTCATAAGACAAATTCTTTCAGCTGTAGATTATTTACATGATAAAGGCATAGTGCACAGAGATTTAAAG CCTGAAAACCTCCTTTATTACAG CCCAGATGAGGATTCAAAAATAATGATTAGCGATTTTGGATTGTCAAAAACAGAAGATGATGATAGTATGATGGCTACAGCCTGTGGAACACCAGGATACGTTG CACCAGAAGTCTTAAGACAAAAACCTTATGGGAAGGCCGTGGACTGTTGGGCACTTGGAGTAATCTGTTACATTTT aCTCTGTGGATATCCCCCGTTCTATGATGAAAGCGATGCAAATTTGTTTGCACAAATCATGAGAGGGGAGTATGAATTTGATTCACCGTACtg GGACGATATCTCGGAATCGG CACAACATTTTATCACGTGTCTACTACAAGTCGACCCCAAGAAACGCTACAACTGCAAACAGGCATTGGATCACCCATG GATTTCTGGTGGAGCGGCCAGAGAGCGCGACATTCACGCCTCAGTCAGcgaacaaatgaaaaagaatttttacaaAGCAAAATGGAAG CAAGCGTTTAATGCCACAGCTGCCATGAACCGATTGAAGAACCTTAAACTAGGCGCTGATTCAGCTAGAGCGTCTGAATCGAACAACAACgccaaaaaaatttaa